A region of Elusimicrobiota bacterium DNA encodes the following proteins:
- the malQ gene encoding 4-alpha-glucanotransferase, with amino-acid sequence MTDFDYSAFLKSPSRAHWERVGLRRRAGVCVPLFSLHSHDSVGIGEYPDLRGLVDWCAATGLSIIQLLPLNDVGYDFAPYSAKSSFALDPMYLSLRSLWGVDAGRFEGEIRELGRGFPIGRQVNYGIKGAKMSLLWRMFETRERPEDPRFQQFRRRTAFWLRDDALYKILKGRFNGAGWEDWPEPYRKRNPQALDKLVAEEKESVRFHEWLQWQIFEQFLEAKSHAESRGVLLMGDMPFLVARDSADVWAHPDYFRLDLSVGAPPDLYFAGGQRWGMPAYDWPVLAQADYDYLERKLRYAQNFYDLFRIDHVIGVFRVFTIPLSSPPERQALDGIFEPKDEALWEEHGRRLLEVMLKSTTMLPCGEDLGVVPACSYKVLRELSIPGLEVQRWARDWGKTYAFNSPESYRPNSVAVSSTHDMSIVAAWWRDETATVDALSFEVKCRDRRLPHDELKARLFDPSREAHGRLHWRQEINSEPALLAGLRLRAEEARDFLDLFRSTRWEKETFWNFLGMEGPAAETATPEFVRRVLEKAGETSSIFSVQLFQDWLNAGGALLGQDPAEARINLPGTVGVHNWSYVSPVSLDDLKTWEGNAGILDVNQRTGRCP; translated from the coding sequence ATGACCGACTTCGACTATAGCGCTTTCCTTAAAAGTCCCTCGCGCGCCCACTGGGAACGGGTGGGCCTTCGACGCCGGGCCGGCGTGTGCGTGCCGCTTTTTTCGCTCCATTCCCATGACAGCGTGGGCATCGGGGAATATCCCGACCTGCGGGGTCTGGTGGACTGGTGCGCCGCCACGGGTCTGTCCATCATCCAGCTCCTGCCGCTGAACGATGTGGGCTACGACTTCGCGCCCTACAGCGCCAAAAGCTCCTTCGCTTTGGATCCCATGTACCTGTCGCTCCGTTCCTTGTGGGGCGTGGATGCCGGGCGTTTCGAGGGGGAAATTCGGGAACTGGGCCGGGGTTTCCCCATCGGCCGCCAAGTCAATTACGGGATCAAAGGCGCCAAAATGAGCCTGCTCTGGCGGATGTTCGAAACCCGCGAGCGGCCCGAGGACCCCCGCTTCCAACAGTTCCGCCGCCGCACCGCTTTTTGGCTCCGGGACGATGCTCTTTATAAAATTCTCAAGGGGCGGTTTAACGGAGCCGGTTGGGAAGATTGGCCGGAACCCTACCGGAAACGCAACCCCCAGGCCCTGGACAAGTTGGTGGCCGAGGAAAAAGAATCGGTGCGTTTCCATGAATGGCTCCAATGGCAGATCTTCGAGCAGTTTTTGGAAGCGAAATCCCACGCCGAGTCCCGCGGCGTTTTGTTGATGGGCGACATGCCCTTCCTGGTGGCCCGGGACTCCGCCGACGTGTGGGCCCATCCCGATTATTTCCGCCTGGACCTCTCCGTGGGAGCCCCGCCGGACCTCTATTTTGCCGGCGGCCAGCGGTGGGGCATGCCTGCCTACGATTGGCCCGTTCTGGCCCAGGCCGACTACGATTACCTGGAGCGAAAACTCCGCTACGCCCAAAACTTTTACGACCTGTTCCGGATCGACCACGTGATCGGCGTTTTCCGGGTGTTCACAATCCCGCTGTCGAGCCCCCCGGAACGGCAGGCCTTGGACGGCATCTTTGAGCCCAAGGACGAAGCTCTGTGGGAAGAACACGGGCGGCGGCTCTTGGAGGTGATGTTGAAAAGCACCACGATGCTTCCCTGCGGCGAGGATTTGGGGGTGGTGCCCGCCTGCTCGTATAAGGTTCTCCGGGAACTTTCCATCCCTGGCTTGGAGGTGCAACGCTGGGCGCGGGATTGGGGGAAAACCTACGCGTTCAACTCTCCCGAGAGCTACCGCCCCAACTCCGTGGCGGTGTCCTCCACCCACGACATGTCCATCGTCGCCGCCTGGTGGCGGGACGAAACGGCCACGGTGGACGCTCTCTCCTTTGAGGTCAAATGCCGAGACCGCCGCCTTCCCCACGACGAATTAAAAGCCCGGCTGTTCGATCCCTCCCGGGAAGCCCACGGCCGTCTGCACTGGCGCCAAGAAATCAATTCCGAGCCCGCGCTCTTGGCGGGGCTCCGCCTTCGGGCGGAGGAAGCCCGGGACTTTCTCGACCTGTTTCGATCGACCCGCTGGGAAAAAGAGACTTTTTGGAATTTCCTGGGGATGGAGGGCCCCGCGGCGGAAACGGCGACCCCGGAGTTCGTCCGCCGTGTTTTAGAGAAAGCGGGGGAAACTTCTTCCATCTTCAGCGTTCAGCTCTTTCAGGACTGGCTGAACGCCGGGGGCGCCCTGTTGGGCCAGGACCCCGCGGAAGCCCGCATCAATTTGCCCGGGACGGTGGGAGTCCATAATTGGTCCTACGTGTCGCCGGTTTCCCTGGACGATCTAAAAACCTGGGAAGGCAACGCCGGTATCCTGGACGTCAACCAGCGGACGGGCCGATGCCCGTGA
- a CDS encoding carboxypeptidase regulatory-like domain-containing protein: MKLRHEGSARPEGPVRSGMRESRIARRILGSSMIEVVLFMFVVSVIFLVGVQVFRGVGMGVATSKNKTLAANQAQSHLATLVATGYGEISASSVTAAVPGLTPAKYYDTIQYPPTSTKVGAATFTRYTLVEKMSHGSNGQLTALAASAADEGLKRITELITWRDGKDLRSVELKNIVESPRTDIRLCEFRGVVKSTNNVPLSGASVMGSYSDQRAFAPTDNTGAYTIQVPSGTYVVTASYPGYEPRTITGLNLSFLTSPVTVDFSLNRSPTGVVQGSVWTNPSLVISQVVASTVNSSGFSQEYVEVYNPTTWTWTMPGNVGLMYQRHVSDDPVALPISINYLSNFFENRKFYLFANTSPVVVAGISKIPDAVWDTSVGNPNYTNFPMFAANKNIIPTQEDGSGSKPGVGGVGLCQAPCVAGGPTKWDRVGWGSGGDDPTIVEGIRIEGRPSPGTSYSRISSTSGVSNVDGPAYDMDDNSADFVVSTFVAAPPRNMLTADTMPRTGVPPTGAYVWTNDPLGYPTPAGTVWWISGSASRKTSQFTLTVTTAPQMVAVSAGAFGKSYDPSSFISPTSTGPTTINVSARETNRWAILQGTVKDNLGFPIAGLPVVEGMPSAPGPTDMTGLKLTRADGTITVGTMDAGFRATINQGAAINRKYASSQFIPVGCSVGAVCAPPLVLLPCQATVRGQTLTSGGSPLSGQSVIINPGNKSVISDSNGYYNATVTEGVNTLTSYAPIGYIPPNDQSVTVQATDAGATLAAPPLVFTSDVRTMTGKVTRGGVPLKTGAIVILNKNSILPAVWAPGYAPDLGSMHEYSATRSETDGTYQLNLKVNSWALDKGNLYAYETHVENGSVVTNRTVVSGINISSNSVPTVDLNF, encoded by the coding sequence ATGAAACTTCGCCACGAAGGTTCAGCCCGACCCGAAGGGCCGGTTCGATCGGGAATGCGGGAGTCGCGGATCGCTCGACGGATTTTGGGATCCAGCATGATTGAAGTGGTCTTGTTCATGTTTGTCGTTTCCGTTATTTTCCTCGTGGGCGTGCAGGTGTTCCGCGGGGTGGGCATGGGCGTGGCGACTTCCAAAAACAAGACCCTCGCCGCCAACCAGGCTCAAAGCCACCTGGCAACGCTGGTGGCCACAGGATACGGCGAGATTTCAGCCAGTTCAGTCACCGCCGCCGTCCCCGGACTAACACCGGCCAAATACTACGACACCATCCAATATCCCCCCACCAGCACCAAGGTCGGCGCGGCCACGTTCACCCGCTACACCCTGGTCGAGAAAATGTCCCACGGGTCCAATGGCCAGCTGACCGCCCTGGCCGCCTCGGCCGCCGACGAGGGCTTGAAACGGATCACCGAACTGATCACCTGGCGGGACGGAAAAGATTTGCGTTCCGTGGAATTGAAAAACATCGTGGAATCCCCCCGGACCGACATCCGCCTCTGCGAGTTCCGGGGGGTCGTGAAAAGCACGAACAACGTGCCCCTGTCGGGCGCTTCGGTGATGGGTTCCTATTCCGACCAGCGGGCTTTCGCGCCCACCGACAACACGGGGGCCTATACGATCCAGGTTCCCTCGGGCACCTATGTCGTCACGGCTTCCTATCCCGGGTACGAACCCCGGACGATAACCGGGCTGAACCTGTCATTCCTCACCAGCCCGGTCACGGTGGACTTTTCGCTCAACCGCAGTCCCACGGGCGTGGTCCAAGGCTCTGTGTGGACCAACCCGAGCCTCGTCATCAGCCAGGTGGTGGCGTCCACGGTGAACTCGTCCGGCTTTTCACAAGAATACGTGGAGGTCTATAACCCCACCACCTGGACCTGGACCATGCCGGGAAACGTGGGGCTCATGTATCAACGACATGTGTCAGACGACCCTGTGGCGCTCCCCATCAGCATTAACTATTTAAGCAACTTCTTCGAAAACCGCAAATTTTATTTGTTCGCCAACACGAGTCCCGTGGTGGTGGCGGGGATATCGAAAATCCCCGACGCGGTGTGGGACACCTCGGTGGGAAACCCCAACTACACGAATTTCCCCATGTTTGCGGCCAACAAAAACATCATACCGACACAGGAGGATGGTTCAGGATCCAAACCGGGCGTCGGCGGTGTGGGCCTCTGCCAGGCCCCCTGCGTGGCCGGGGGACCCACCAAATGGGACCGGGTGGGCTGGGGAAGCGGCGGGGATGACCCCACCATCGTTGAGGGCATCCGCATTGAAGGCAGACCCTCACCAGGGACCTCCTATAGTCGGATATCCAGCACCTCGGGGGTGAGCAACGTGGACGGTCCCGCCTACGATATGGATGACAATTCGGCGGATTTCGTGGTATCCACCTTCGTGGCCGCCCCGCCGCGCAATATGTTAACAGCGGACACGATGCCCCGGACGGGGGTTCCCCCCACCGGGGCCTATGTGTGGACCAACGACCCTTTGGGTTACCCTACGCCGGCGGGCACGGTTTGGTGGATCAGCGGATCCGCGTCCCGGAAAACCTCGCAATTCACCCTCACCGTCACCACCGCGCCCCAAATGGTGGCGGTCAGCGCCGGCGCATTCGGAAAATCCTACGACCCGAGTTCCTTCATTAGCCCCACCAGCACGGGCCCCACGACAATCAACGTTTCAGCGCGGGAAACCAACCGTTGGGCCATACTTCAAGGCACGGTGAAGGACAACTTGGGATTCCCCATCGCCGGGCTCCCCGTGGTGGAGGGAATGCCCTCTGCGCCGGGCCCCACGGACATGACCGGTCTAAAACTGACCCGAGCCGACGGAACGATCACCGTTGGAACCATGGACGCCGGATTCCGCGCCACCATCAATCAAGGGGCGGCCATCAACCGCAAATATGCGTCCTCCCAGTTTATCCCGGTGGGTTGCAGTGTGGGAGCCGTGTGCGCCCCCCCCCTCGTCCTTTTGCCTTGCCAAGCGACGGTGCGAGGACAAACACTCACATCCGGGGGGTCTCCTCTTTCCGGCCAATCTGTGATTATAAATCCGGGGAACAAAAGTGTCATTTCGGATTCCAACGGGTATTACAACGCTACGGTTACGGAAGGGGTCAACACCTTGACGTCCTATGCGCCTATCGGATATATCCCGCCAAATGACCAAAGCGTTACCGTTCAAGCCACCGATGCGGGGGCGACCCTCGCCGCGCCGCCGTTGGTATTCACGAGCGACGTCCGAACCATGACCGGAAAGGTCACACGCGGCGGCGTCCCTCTAAAAACAGGCGCGATCGTCATCCTGAATAAGAATAGCATTCTGCCGGCTGTTTGGGCCCCCGGATATGCCCCTGATCTCGGTAGCATGCACGAATATTCTGCCACCCGATCCGAAACCGATGGGACCTACCAACTAAATCTTAAAGTGAATTCATGGGCACTGGATAAAGGAAACCTGTATGCGTACGAAACCCATGTCGAAAACGGAAGCGTTGTCACCAACCGAACCGTCGTATCGGGCATTAACATCAGCTCGAATTCAGTCCCGACGGTCGACCTGAATTTTTAG
- a CDS encoding ABC transporter ATP-binding protein, with protein sequence MPVTDDLIVVEGLTKRYKEVTALDGLSLRVRRGEIFGLLGPNGAGKTTAIHVLLGVLTPTAGRVELFGLSPFSDRERLAARVNFSSAYVQMPFNLSARQNLDIFARFYGIPRRGEKIDSLLESFKLTDKANSRTGSLSSGEQTRLNLCKALLNDPELLFLDEPTASLDPDIADLVRRALQDFQRRVQLTILYTSHNMSEVEALCDRVLFLHRGKAITEGTPKEVADRFQKDSLEKVFIHLARTGDIMDPEAPR encoded by the coding sequence ATGCCCGTGACCGACGACCTGATCGTCGTCGAGGGTCTCACCAAACGGTACAAAGAGGTCACGGCTTTGGACGGCCTTTCCCTGAGGGTTCGGCGGGGGGAAATCTTCGGTCTCCTGGGACCCAACGGCGCGGGCAAGACCACCGCGATCCATGTCCTCCTGGGTGTTTTGACCCCGACGGCCGGCCGGGTGGAACTTTTCGGCCTCTCCCCATTTTCGGATCGAGAACGATTAGCCGCCCGTGTGAACTTCTCCTCGGCTTACGTCCAGATGCCCTTCAACCTTTCGGCCCGTCAAAACCTCGATATCTTCGCCCGCTTTTACGGGATCCCCCGCCGGGGGGAAAAAATCGATTCCCTGCTGGAGTCTTTTAAGCTGACCGATAAAGCCAACAGCCGCACGGGGTCCCTGTCCTCCGGGGAACAGACGCGGCTCAATCTTTGCAAAGCGCTTTTAAACGACCCGGAACTTCTTTTTTTAGACGAACCCACCGCCAGCCTCGACCCCGACATCGCCGACTTGGTGCGGCGCGCGCTTCAGGATTTTCAACGGCGGGTTCAGTTGACCATCCTTTACACGTCCCACAACATGTCCGAGGTGGAGGCCCTGTGCGACCGGGTCCTCTTTCTTCACCGAGGCAAAGCGATCACCGAAGGCACGCCCAAGGAAGTGGCCGACCGCTTTCAAAAAGATTCCCTGGAAAAAGTGTTCATCCATCTGGCCCGCACCGGTGACATCATGGACCCGGAGGCCCCCCGATGA
- a CDS encoding SDR family NAD(P)-dependent oxidoreductase — protein sequence MLRQTASGGVDIRSWRGDWALVTGASEGLGMAFARELAKGGLSLVLVARNETRLLSLAAELEQGAGIKTLVLARDLSFAGAAEELVGAIRSRGIRVRLLINNAARVQWGPLEGTSPETLLGTVQLNITTIVQLCYLLHKDLSSFPTSAIVMVASTGAHFVTPFMVNYTASKAFLKSFGLGLHSEWESQGILVQTLLPGVIETNMNARAGFSTRVLANIENGNPRQKPETVVAVSLQGLARGAPLVYTRWKDVWIGRLAAFVPVQFLVRVGRKIFSPTAAERSGDETPPAGAAECSLCGFRADPPPGNQIGRVRGNTERFKETWFRIWKCPACGTVHSIDPVDFADIYRDYPLNGLSLDGFARVSMGNLLRRLRRAGLKKEHRVLDYGCGNGRFLDFLKLKGWGACVGYDPFLPAFATEPEGLFDCVVFNDVIEHVPDPRAALRRASSFVKPGGLFYIGTPDSAPIAVDRLERSTTALHQPFHRVLLTGAGLDRLGEETGFDRVARYRRSYLDTLVPFCNYRVFDEYSRTLGHNLNAVIANRSPWIFFKTPPLLFFAFFGYWFPSAEEPALILRRPTGKPQ from the coding sequence ATGCTGAGACAAACCGCGTCGGGAGGTGTGGATATCCGTTCTTGGCGTGGGGACTGGGCTCTTGTCACGGGGGCCTCCGAGGGGTTGGGGATGGCGTTTGCCAGGGAGTTGGCGAAAGGGGGTCTTTCTTTGGTCCTCGTGGCGCGGAACGAAACGCGCCTTCTGTCCTTGGCGGCGGAACTCGAACAGGGCGCGGGAATCAAGACCCTGGTCTTGGCCCGGGACCTCTCCTTCGCAGGGGCGGCCGAGGAACTGGTTGGCGCCATCAGATCCCGTGGCATTCGCGTTCGCCTTTTGATTAATAACGCGGCCCGTGTTCAATGGGGACCGCTGGAAGGGACCTCTCCGGAAACCCTCCTGGGGACCGTTCAACTAAATATCACGACCATCGTTCAACTCTGTTATCTCCTTCATAAGGATCTCTCCTCGTTTCCCACGAGTGCGATCGTCATGGTGGCCTCCACGGGGGCGCATTTCGTTACTCCTTTTATGGTCAATTATACCGCCAGCAAGGCTTTTCTCAAGAGTTTTGGATTGGGTTTGCACAGCGAGTGGGAATCCCAAGGAATTTTGGTGCAAACTCTTCTGCCGGGGGTTATTGAAACAAACATGAACGCGCGGGCGGGTTTTTCCACGCGCGTCTTGGCCAATATTGAGAACGGAAATCCCCGTCAAAAACCGGAAACCGTCGTGGCCGTTTCCCTTCAGGGTTTGGCCCGCGGGGCGCCCCTGGTTTATACCCGATGGAAAGATGTTTGGATAGGCCGATTAGCGGCCTTCGTGCCGGTCCAATTTCTGGTTCGCGTCGGCAGAAAAATTTTCTCCCCAACGGCCGCCGAAAGATCCGGTGATGAAACCCCGCCCGCAGGGGCCGCGGAGTGTTCCCTCTGTGGGTTCCGCGCGGACCCACCTCCCGGGAATCAAATCGGTCGCGTCAGGGGCAATACCGAACGGTTTAAGGAAACCTGGTTCCGAATATGGAAGTGCCCGGCGTGTGGAACGGTTCACAGCATCGACCCGGTGGATTTCGCCGACATTTACCGCGATTATCCGTTGAACGGGCTTTCTCTCGATGGATTTGCCCGGGTCAGTATGGGGAATCTGTTGCGGCGCCTTCGGCGGGCTGGGTTGAAAAAGGAACACCGTGTGTTGGACTACGGTTGCGGAAACGGACGATTTCTGGACTTCCTGAAATTGAAAGGGTGGGGCGCCTGCGTCGGATACGACCCTTTCCTTCCCGCGTTCGCCACCGAACCCGAGGGACTTTTTGATTGTGTGGTGTTTAATGATGTCATTGAGCATGTTCCCGATCCGCGCGCGGCTCTTCGGCGCGCCAGTTCTTTTGTGAAACCGGGCGGCCTTTTTTATATCGGAACTCCCGATTCAGCGCCGATCGCGGTCGATCGACTGGAACGCTCCACCACCGCCCTTCACCAGCCATTTCACCGGGTGCTTTTAACCGGAGCGGGATTGGACCGTCTGGGGGAGGAAACCGGGTTTGATCGGGTCGCTCGGTATCGACGGTCCTATTTGGACACGCTGGTCCCCTTCTGCAATTATCGTGTGTTCGACGAATACAGCCGAACCCTGGGACACAACCTCAACGCGGTCATTGCGAATCGGTCCCCCTGGATTTTTTTTAAAACCCCCCCCCTCCTCTTTTTTGCTTTTTTCGGCTATTGGTTTCCGAGCGCGGAAGAACCGGCGTTAATTTTGCGTCGTCCCACGGGGAAACCCCAATGA
- a CDS encoding (2Fe-2S) ferredoxin domain-containing protein: protein MNESPLPYESMVFVCTHQRGPGERVACANAGRAGQTVLDELKKGVLARGWEGRVRVCKSGCQDKCEEGPNVMVVHKDGFPEWRRNVGPEDAAAILDGLAPTKGSTLPTPL from the coding sequence TTGAACGAGTCCCCCCTTCCCTACGAATCCATGGTGTTCGTCTGCACCCATCAACGCGGGCCCGGGGAACGAGTGGCCTGCGCCAACGCGGGACGGGCCGGACAAACCGTTTTGGATGAACTTAAGAAAGGGGTTTTGGCCCGGGGATGGGAAGGGCGCGTGCGCGTCTGCAAGTCGGGGTGTCAGGACAAATGCGAAGAGGGGCCCAACGTGATGGTGGTTCACAAAGACGGATTTCCGGAATGGCGCCGGAACGTGGGGCCGGAAGACGCCGCGGCCATCCTGGATGGGTTGGCTCCAACAAAAGGCTCGACTCTCCCAACCCCTCTTTGA
- a CDS encoding class I SAM-dependent methyltransferase encodes MKMNRIEKMMMNSGVRAAFQRWVEAPILLRLGGPVKGGDVLEVGCGRGVGTELILTLFGAKSVHAFDLDPDMVRRARQRFAGWDPNRVTLEEGDATAIHFPDGKFDAVFDFAALHHVPDWDLALEEIRRVLKPGGAFYFEEVTRPWLNRWPYRVLFDHPKENRFTSQEFRAALERRGFRLGTVWTERKGGDFVFGVARLGKVSLDPTGPVGAGRRP; translated from the coding sequence ATGAAAATGAACCGAATTGAAAAAATGATGATGAACAGCGGGGTGCGCGCGGCTTTTCAGCGGTGGGTGGAAGCTCCGATTCTTCTGCGTTTGGGAGGGCCGGTGAAGGGGGGAGACGTCCTCGAGGTGGGGTGCGGGCGCGGCGTCGGGACGGAACTGATCCTGACCCTCTTCGGAGCGAAGTCCGTTCACGCTTTCGATTTAGATCCGGATATGGTGCGGCGGGCCAGGCAACGTTTCGCCGGTTGGGATCCAAACCGGGTCACGCTGGAAGAAGGCGATGCCACGGCCATTCACTTTCCGGATGGAAAGTTCGACGCGGTCTTCGATTTCGCCGCCTTGCACCATGTCCCGGACTGGGATCTCGCCCTCGAGGAAATCCGGCGAGTGCTGAAACCCGGCGGGGCCTTTTATTTTGAAGAAGTCACCCGTCCATGGCTGAACCGCTGGCCGTACCGGGTCCTGTTTGACCATCCCAAAGAAAACCGGTTTACCAGCCAAGAGTTTCGCGCGGCGCTGGAGCGGCGCGGGTTTCGTCTGGGAACCGTTTGGACGGAGCGCAAGGGGGGGGATTTTGTTTTCGGCGTGGCGCGCCTCGGAAAGGTTTCCCTGGATCCAACGGGGCCGGTCGGCGCGGGGCGGCGCCCGTGA
- a CDS encoding ABC transporter permease, which yields MSRILTVVRRYVLIHLKSPARLLDLFFWPVMELFVWGFFTMYLRRTNLDANGRLMITLINALVFWDILYRSQQALSLAFMEELWTRNVLNLLISPLRTREWVIGAYIYGLIKTGIIVVILLVLAALFYAFNVTALGFYFIPIAANLLLFGYAMGLFTTGLLLRWGHSAEALIWGVPFLIQPFSAIFYPVSVYPAWLKPVVLALPSTHVLEAMRTVIDTGLFPWTSFWAALGLNVLFTLFFSWFCLRMLERGRANGQLVRMSG from the coding sequence ATGAGCCGAATTTTAACGGTGGTGCGCCGTTATGTCCTGATCCATCTGAAAAGCCCCGCCCGGCTCCTGGACCTCTTTTTTTGGCCGGTCATGGAACTGTTCGTCTGGGGTTTTTTCACCATGTATCTTCGGCGCACCAACCTGGACGCCAACGGACGGCTGATGATCACGCTGATTAACGCCCTGGTTTTTTGGGACATTCTTTACCGGTCCCAACAGGCCCTCAGCCTGGCGTTCATGGAGGAACTCTGGACCCGTAACGTGTTGAACCTTTTGATCTCGCCTCTCCGCACCCGGGAATGGGTCATCGGCGCCTACATTTACGGATTGATCAAAACGGGGATCATCGTGGTCATCCTGTTGGTCCTGGCCGCCCTCTTTTACGCCTTCAACGTGACCGCGCTGGGCTTCTATTTTATTCCCATCGCCGCCAATTTGCTCCTGTTCGGTTACGCCATGGGCCTTTTCACCACGGGCCTCCTGCTCCGATGGGGCCACTCGGCCGAGGCCTTGATCTGGGGCGTGCCCTTTTTAATCCAGCCTTTCTCCGCCATTTTTTATCCCGTTTCGGTGTATCCCGCCTGGTTGAAACCCGTCGTCTTGGCGCTCCCCAGCACCCACGTCCTGGAAGCCATGCGAACCGTCATCGACACCGGCCTTTTTCCGTGGACGTCCTTTTGGGCCGCCCTGGGTCTGAACGTCCTCTTCACGCTTTTCTTCAGCTGGTTTTGTCTCCGCATGCTGGAACGCGGCCGCGCCAACGGCCAACTCGTCCGCATGTCGGGCTGA
- a CDS encoding type II secretion system protein — protein MVKRRWGRPARASGQRGLTLTELLVVAAIMGLGAAVVPKMMIDLVRFTNRNTTQIEVQREARIAMDEIIRLLRMARIGTTSILSPVGQPPFSKITFIAGDDIMYVIRQTGSQLLIGPETGTKRVYSNNLVWCSFINSKGTDFRSITVSIQLSKATIKPLSDSEISVTETITPLN, from the coding sequence ATGGTGAAACGCCGGTGGGGGCGACCGGCACGAGCCTCCGGGCAACGGGGGTTGACATTAACGGAGCTGTTGGTGGTGGCGGCCATCATGGGGTTGGGCGCCGCGGTTGTTCCAAAAATGATGATCGACCTGGTCCGGTTCACCAACCGCAACACCACCCAAATCGAAGTTCAGCGCGAAGCCCGCATTGCCATGGACGAAATCATCCGGTTACTCCGTATGGCCAGAATTGGGACCACTAGTATCCTAAGCCCCGTGGGCCAGCCCCCCTTTTCCAAAATCACGTTTATAGCGGGGGACGACATCATGTATGTCATCAGACAAACCGGTTCCCAACTCCTCATCGGCCCCGAAACGGGAACGAAAAGGGTCTATTCCAACAACCTTGTCTGGTGCAGTTTCATCAATTCGAAAGGGACTGATTTTAGATCTATAACTGTTTCCATCCAACTCTCCAAGGCCACCATCAAACCCCTCTCGGATTCCGAGATATCAGTTACGGAAACCATCACTCCATTAAACTGA